The proteins below come from a single Mesobacillus jeotgali genomic window:
- a CDS encoding glycogen biosynthesis protein GlgD yields the protein MKKRSKQNNPEQKTRNGINNQDLELGMDHDPVKEAKKKYEKSGGQPVKSKFHPEPEQSS from the coding sequence TTGAAAAAGCGCTCAAAGCAGAATAACCCGGAACAAAAAACAAGGAACGGCATTAATAACCAGGATCTAGAGCTTGGAATGGATCACGATCCGGTAAAAGAAGCGAAGAAAAAATATGAAAAAAGCGGCGGGCAGCCTGTAAAATCTAAATTCCATCCTGAACCAGAGCAATCTTCATAA
- a CDS encoding YtzC family protein has protein sequence MATRQSVDQLLQQCEDAINLAQDQYKDAATQQHYNDGNFTNALQALEDAYNDLAKLSFSANSQQREQLHRMRLQLQQVQNNMILLDH, from the coding sequence TTGGCAACACGTCAATCGGTTGACCAGTTACTTCAGCAATGTGAGGATGCAATCAATCTTGCCCAGGATCAATACAAGGATGCTGCCACACAGCAGCATTATAATGATGGCAATTTTACCAATGCACTGCAGGCACTTGAGGACGCATACAATGATCTTGCCAAGCTTTCCTTCAGCGCTAATTCGCAGCAGCGCGAGCAATTGCACAGAATGAGGCTTCAACTGCAGCAAGTCCAAAACAACATGATTTTGCTTGATCACTAA
- a CDS encoding TIGR01212 family radical SAM protein (This family includes YhcC from E. coli K-12, an uncharacterized radical SAM protein.), with product MKQANPFPYATDDKRYHTWNYHLRNHFGHKVFKVALDGGFDCPNRDGTVAHGGCTFCSAAGSGDFAGDRVEDLGTQFKKIKDKMHSKWKDGKYMAYFQAFTNTHAPVEVLREKYETVLNEEGVVGLSIATRPDCLPDDVVEYLAELNERTYLWVELGLQTVHEKTANLINRAHDYETYKEGVDKLRKHGIRVCSHIINGLPQETPEMMMETAKEVAKLDVHGIKIHLLHLLKGTPMVKQYEKGLLEFLNFEDYVKLVCDQLEILPPEMIIHRITGDGPIELMVGPMWSVNKWEVLNAIDKEMKRRDSWQGKFYTGNKVVIENEA from the coding sequence ATGAAGCAAGCCAACCCTTTTCCATACGCAACAGACGATAAACGATACCATACCTGGAACTACCATCTACGGAACCATTTTGGCCATAAGGTTTTTAAAGTGGCGCTTGATGGCGGATTCGATTGTCCAAACCGAGACGGCACTGTAGCCCACGGCGGCTGCACCTTCTGCAGCGCAGCTGGATCGGGGGATTTCGCCGGTGACAGAGTAGAAGATCTCGGCACACAATTCAAGAAGATAAAAGATAAAATGCATTCGAAATGGAAAGACGGCAAGTACATGGCCTATTTTCAGGCTTTCACGAATACCCATGCACCTGTCGAGGTCCTGAGGGAGAAATACGAAACGGTACTGAACGAGGAAGGTGTCGTGGGGCTATCAATTGCCACAAGACCCGATTGCCTGCCTGACGATGTCGTGGAATATTTGGCAGAGTTGAATGAGCGAACATATTTATGGGTAGAGCTTGGACTTCAGACAGTTCATGAAAAAACAGCCAATCTGATCAATCGTGCTCATGATTATGAAACGTACAAAGAAGGCGTGGACAAGCTCCGGAAGCATGGTATCAGGGTTTGTTCGCATATCATCAACGGACTGCCCCAGGAAACACCTGAAATGATGATGGAGACTGCAAAAGAAGTCGCGAAGCTCGATGTGCACGGTATCAAGATCCATCTTCTTCACCTGCTGAAAGGGACTCCGATGGTCAAGCAATATGAAAAAGGGCTGCTGGAATTCCTTAACTTTGAGGACTATGTAAAATTGGTCTGCGACCAGCTCGAAATTCTCCCTCCAGAGATGATCATCCACCGAATTACCGGAGATGGACCGATTGAGCTGATGGTCGGACCGATGTGGAGCGTCAATAAATGGGAAGTACTGAATGCGATTGACAAAGAAATGAAGCGTCGCGACAGCTGGCAGGGAAAATTTTATACTGGGAACAAAGTGGTGATTGAAAATGAAGCTTGA
- a CDS encoding class I SAM-dependent methyltransferase — translation MKLERILPFARNLLELAVKPGDIAVDATVGNGHDTIFLANLVGPSGRIYGFDIQDEALMSCKTKLREHELQDQVTLFHTGHENITECIPPLHFGKITGAVFNLGYLPGGNKDIVTVPETTIQAIDQLLEIMAPEGIIVIVIYHGHPEGKVEREYLLRYVKSLDQNIAHVLEYKFLNQKNNPPFIIAIEKR, via the coding sequence ATGAAGCTTGAACGGATTCTTCCTTTTGCCAGGAACCTTCTTGAACTGGCAGTGAAACCCGGTGACATCGCAGTCGATGCGACAGTCGGCAACGGGCATGATACGATATTTTTGGCCAACCTGGTCGGCCCTTCCGGCAGGATTTATGGGTTTGATATCCAGGATGAAGCATTAATGTCATGCAAAACGAAGCTTCGTGAACATGAGCTGCAGGACCAGGTGACACTGTTCCATACCGGACATGAAAACATCACAGAATGCATTCCCCCGCTGCATTTCGGAAAAATAACCGGCGCCGTTTTCAACCTCGGCTATCTGCCCGGAGGCAATAAGGATATCGTTACAGTCCCTGAGACGACCATCCAGGCCATCGACCAGCTCCTGGAAATCATGGCGCCAGAGGGCATCATCGTAATCGTGATTTACCATGGACACCCAGAAGGCAAAGTTGAACGGGAATATTTATTGCGTTATGTAAAATCACTGGATCAAAATATAGCACACGTATTGGAATATAAATTCCTGAACCAGAAAAATAATCCGCCATTTATTATTGCGATTGAGAAGAGATAG